One genomic region from Conexibacter woesei DSM 14684 encodes:
- a CDS encoding DUF1802 family protein yields MEIPPRNVASSRKRAYTHPLPSPGTMPIAFKEWAVTVRALAEGEQLITLRKGGIRESEKHFKLDHERFFLYPTFDHQRRDLVRESHQPEMTRALEEGVWPEGEPPPHALTRDGEIPQPDRVRIRAWAEVADHWTITDRRSVDALSPFYVWTPDYAEKRLAWKRRHPLHVVLLRTYRIPRPVTVKVRDDYGGCRSWLEITRDLPFEGTPVLSDDEFERASEEIRSIVSGRVPALA; encoded by the coding sequence ATGGAGATCCCGCCGCGAAATGTTGCATCTTCGCGCAAACGGGCATATACGCATCCTCTCCCCTCCCCCGGAACTATGCCGATTGCTTTCAAAGAATGGGCCGTGACCGTGCGTGCGCTCGCCGAAGGCGAGCAGTTGATCACCTTGCGCAAGGGCGGCATCCGTGAATCCGAGAAGCACTTCAAGCTCGACCACGAGCGCTTCTTCCTGTACCCGACGTTCGATCATCAGCGGCGCGATCTCGTTCGCGAGTCGCATCAGCCGGAGATGACGCGCGCGCTCGAAGAGGGCGTCTGGCCCGAAGGCGAGCCGCCCCCGCACGCGCTGACGCGCGACGGCGAGATACCGCAGCCCGACCGCGTGAGGATTCGTGCGTGGGCCGAGGTCGCCGACCACTGGACGATCACCGATCGCCGCTCGGTCGACGCGCTGTCGCCGTTCTACGTGTGGACGCCCGACTACGCGGAGAAGCGTCTCGCGTGGAAGCGCCGTCATCCGCTGCACGTGGTGCTGCTGCGCACCTACCGCATCCCCCGTCCAGTCACGGTCAAGGTCCGCGACGACTACGGCGGATGTCGCTCCTGGCTGGAGATCACCCGCGACCTTCCGTTCGAGGGCACGCCGGTTCTCTCCGACGACGAGTTCGAGCGCGCCTCCGAGGAGATCCGCTCGATCGTCTCCGGCCGCGTTCCCGCGCTGGCCTAG
- a CDS encoding penicillin acylase family protein: protein MRRPRLAAFAALLLAAGGAGATGGGSALAAPPVPAPYGHDDPGGFRDILPPGTNGAANTAQLTRFLGSGVRPPHNDDQLGPYADLVRTPLPLGDGDLDRLFKDATFGVRADDVERTYSPRDDVTIVRDRAFGVPRVYGATRAGTMFGAGWVAAEDRLFFIDVLRHLGRAQLAAFAGGSPGNVAMDREQWRAAPYAEADLTAQLAALPRRYGASGRSLLADVDAYTAGVNAYIAAARADPAKMPGEYLFSGHPEGPAPWRREDAVAIASLVGATFGNGGGGELDEALLLQGFERRFGARLGRRLWSDWRSAEDPEAPTTVRGRSFPYDAPPRRPARGSLALPDRGSVVGASGARAASGSGREALAAAAGAGGAAAGDGKAGAGGAAAGGEALPGLLAPFPGVASNALLVAGSASRSGRPLAVFGPQVGYFSPQILMEQELHGPGIDARGAAFAGVNMYVQLGRGRDYSWSATSAGQDIIDTYAVPLCDPRGGRPGLRGDHYRLGGRCLRMETLTRRDAWTPSAADQTPAGAIVLRAQRTRLGIVVARATIGGRPVAYVERRSTYMRELDSARGFAAFNMPGRIRDARGFQRAAALVDYTFNWFYADDRDVAYFNSGANPVRPAGVDGNLPTAADFGWKRIGTPFAQHPQALNQRVLTSWNNKQAPGFAAAAPQTFTSIYRSQLLDDAISERMRGGRRLTLPDLASAMASAATVDLRGAKVLPWALRALGTPRDPQLERAVGLLNAWVRDGAHRRAPRAGGPYAHAEAIRIIDAWWPLWLTAQFEPRLGRALYAQLRAEIPQDDPPVGRGREHHGSAYQTGWYGYAQKDLRSVLGAPVRGRYAREYCGGGSPRRCRDVLGRSLRAALRVPAATVYRDPFCARRGEAGSQTCFDSIAFRALGGITQPPIPWMNRPTYQQVVEVRGHRPR from the coding sequence ATGCGCCGGCCGCGCCTCGCCGCATTCGCCGCGCTGCTGCTGGCGGCGGGCGGGGCGGGCGCGACGGGCGGCGGCAGCGCGCTCGCGGCGCCGCCCGTGCCGGCGCCGTACGGCCACGACGACCCCGGCGGCTTCCGCGACATCCTGCCGCCCGGCACCAACGGCGCGGCGAACACCGCGCAGCTGACCCGCTTCCTGGGCAGCGGGGTGCGGCCGCCGCACAACGACGACCAGCTCGGCCCCTACGCCGACCTCGTGCGTACACCGCTGCCGCTCGGCGACGGCGACCTCGACCGGCTCTTCAAGGACGCGACGTTCGGCGTCAGAGCGGACGACGTCGAGCGCACCTACAGCCCGCGCGACGACGTCACGATCGTGCGCGACAGAGCGTTCGGCGTCCCTCGCGTCTACGGCGCGACGCGCGCCGGCACGATGTTCGGCGCCGGCTGGGTCGCCGCCGAGGACCGCCTCTTCTTCATCGACGTGCTGCGCCACCTCGGCCGCGCGCAGCTCGCCGCGTTCGCCGGCGGCTCGCCCGGCAACGTCGCGATGGACCGCGAGCAGTGGCGCGCGGCTCCCTATGCGGAAGCCGACCTGACGGCCCAGCTCGCCGCGCTGCCGCGCCGCTACGGCGCGTCCGGCCGCTCGTTGCTGGCCGACGTCGACGCGTACACGGCGGGCGTCAACGCGTACATCGCCGCGGCGCGCGCCGACCCGGCGAAGATGCCGGGCGAGTACCTCTTCAGCGGCCACCCGGAAGGCCCCGCACCGTGGCGGCGCGAGGACGCCGTCGCGATCGCCTCGCTCGTCGGCGCGACGTTCGGCAACGGCGGCGGCGGCGAGCTGGACGAGGCGCTGCTGCTGCAGGGCTTCGAGCGCCGCTTCGGCGCCCGGCTCGGCAGACGGCTGTGGAGCGACTGGCGCAGCGCCGAGGACCCCGAGGCGCCGACGACCGTCCGCGGCCGCAGCTTCCCCTACGACGCCCCGCCGCGCAGACCGGCGCGCGGCAGCCTCGCGCTGCCCGACCGCGGGAGCGTCGTGGGCGCGAGCGGCGCGAGGGCGGCGAGCGGCAGCGGCCGCGAGGCGCTCGCGGCGGCGGCGGGCGCAGGCGGCGCGGCGGCGGGCGACGGCAAGGCGGGCGCAGGCGGCGCGGCGGCGGGCGGCGAGGCGCTGCCCGGCCTCCTCGCCCCCTTCCCCGGCGTCGCCTCCAACGCGCTGCTCGTCGCCGGCAGCGCGTCGCGCTCCGGCCGCCCGCTCGCCGTCTTCGGGCCGCAGGTCGGCTACTTCTCGCCGCAGATCCTGATGGAGCAGGAGCTGCACGGACCGGGGATCGACGCGCGCGGCGCCGCGTTCGCCGGGGTCAACATGTACGTCCAGCTCGGCCGCGGCCGCGACTACAGCTGGAGCGCGACGTCGGCCGGTCAGGACATCATCGACACGTACGCCGTCCCGCTCTGCGATCCGCGCGGCGGCAGGCCCGGCCTCCGCGGCGACCACTACCGGCTCGGCGGCCGCTGCCTGCGGATGGAGACGCTGACGCGCCGCGACGCGTGGACGCCGAGCGCCGCGGACCAGACGCCGGCCGGCGCGATCGTGCTGCGAGCGCAGCGCACGCGGCTCGGCATCGTCGTCGCGCGCGCGACGATCGGCGGCAGACCGGTCGCCTACGTCGAGCGGCGCTCGACCTACATGCGCGAGCTCGACTCCGCGCGCGGCTTCGCCGCGTTCAACATGCCCGGCCGGATCCGCGACGCGCGCGGCTTCCAGCGCGCGGCGGCGCTCGTCGACTACACGTTCAACTGGTTCTACGCCGACGACCGCGACGTCGCCTACTTCAACTCCGGCGCGAACCCCGTCCGCCCCGCGGGCGTCGACGGCAACCTGCCGACCGCCGCGGACTTCGGCTGGAAGCGGATCGGGACGCCGTTCGCGCAGCATCCGCAGGCGCTCAACCAGCGGGTCCTGACGAGCTGGAACAACAAGCAGGCGCCCGGCTTCGCCGCAGCCGCGCCGCAGACGTTCACCTCCATCTACCGCTCGCAGCTGCTCGACGACGCGATCTCCGAGCGGATGCGCGGCGGGCGCAGGCTGACGCTGCCCGACCTCGCGAGCGCGATGGCGAGCGCCGCGACCGTCGACCTGCGCGGCGCGAAGGTGCTGCCGTGGGCGCTGCGCGCGCTCGGCACGCCGCGCGACCCGCAGCTCGAACGCGCCGTCGGCCTGCTGAACGCGTGGGTGCGCGACGGCGCGCACCGCCGGGCGCCGAGAGCCGGCGGCCCCTACGCGCACGCCGAGGCGATCCGGATCATCGACGCGTGGTGGCCGCTGTGGCTGACCGCGCAGTTCGAGCCGCGGCTCGGCAGAGCCCTCTACGCGCAGCTGCGGGCGGAGATCCCGCAGGACGACCCGCCCGTCGGCCGCGGCCGCGAGCACCACGGCTCGGCCTACCAGACCGGCTGGTACGGCTACGCGCAGAAGGATCTCCGCAGCGTGCTCGGCGCGCCGGTGCGCGGGCGCTACGCACGCGAGTACTGCGGCGGCGGCTCGCCGAGACGCTGCCGCGACGTGCTCGGCAGATCGCTGCGCGCCGCGCTGCGCGTGCCAGCCGCGACCGTCTACCGCGACCCGTTCTGCGCCAGACGCGGCGAGGCCGGCTCGCAGACGTGCTTCGACTCGATCGCGTTCCGCGCGCTCGGCGGCATCACGCAGCCGCCGATCCCCTGGATGAACCGCCCGACCTACCAGCAGGTCGTCGAGGTGCGCGGCCACCGGCCGCGCTGA
- a CDS encoding DUF1152 domain-containing protein, whose protein sequence is MARRGDAPAAGIDMVFGGRRVLAIGIGGGGDVVGALAVAECARALGGEAVVGGVSWERRPIDPLPGPRRLDEVRGAEQIHPAVALAGPDTTGPGGFHFAESHMARLLGEPVVLIDPNPGPAAVADGLRVAAQRLSCDVVVLADVGGDVLAHGHEPGLASPLCDAVILAAAPLLEPHVRTVGALFGAGCDAELTPAEVLERIAEVSAAGGLLGAWGLTPPAVERLAAAVEAVPTEASAQAVACARGAFGPIPIRQGRRTVERTPVGALTFYFEPAAAIASAARCAAAVLGADDMLAAQAQLSAAGIRTELDYERDAAAGLV, encoded by the coding sequence ATGGCACGTCGCGGCGACGCGCCGGCCGCCGGCATCGACATGGTTTTCGGCGGCCGGCGCGTCCTCGCGATCGGCATCGGCGGCGGCGGTGACGTCGTCGGTGCGCTCGCCGTCGCCGAATGCGCCCGCGCGCTCGGCGGCGAGGCCGTCGTCGGCGGCGTCTCCTGGGAGCGCCGCCCGATCGACCCGCTGCCCGGCCCCCGCCGCCTCGACGAGGTGCGCGGCGCCGAGCAGATCCACCCCGCGGTCGCGCTCGCCGGTCCCGACACGACCGGCCCCGGCGGCTTCCACTTCGCCGAGTCGCACATGGCCCGCCTGCTCGGGGAACCGGTCGTGCTCATCGACCCCAATCCCGGCCCGGCCGCCGTCGCCGACGGCCTGCGCGTCGCCGCGCAGCGCCTCTCCTGCGACGTCGTCGTGCTCGCCGACGTCGGCGGAGACGTGCTCGCGCACGGCCACGAGCCAGGGCTCGCGAGCCCGCTCTGCGACGCCGTCATCCTCGCGGCGGCACCGCTGCTGGAACCCCACGTGCGGACCGTCGGCGCGCTGTTCGGCGCCGGCTGCGACGCAGAGCTGACGCCTGCCGAGGTGCTCGAGCGGATCGCCGAGGTCTCCGCCGCCGGCGGGCTGCTCGGCGCATGGGGACTGACACCGCCAGCCGTCGAGCGGCTCGCCGCGGCGGTCGAGGCGGTGCCGACCGAGGCGAGCGCACAGGCCGTCGCGTGCGCGCGCGGCGCGTTCGGCCCGATCCCGATCCGTCAGGGCCGCCGCACGGTCGAGCGCACGCCCGTCGGTGCGCTCACCTTCTACTTCGAACCGGCCGCGGCGATCGCGTCCGCCGCCCGCTGCGCCGCAGCGGTGCTCGGCGCGGACGACATGCTCGCGGCGCAGGCGCAGCTGAGCGCGGCCGGGATCCGCACCGAGCTCGACTACGAACGCGACGCCGCCGCGGGCCTGGTGTGA
- a CDS encoding Mov34/MPN/PAD-1 family protein, producing MQIARELYDQLIAHARAEAPNECCGMVASADGRAVTIHPAENAAASPLRYEIDGKQQLEILDAIEDAGHDLGAIYHSHTRTAPEPSQTDINLAFYPDSLYLIVGIANAEPEVRAWRIVDGQVSEAELRVE from the coding sequence ATGCAGATCGCCCGCGAGCTCTACGACCAGCTGATCGCCCACGCCCGCGCCGAGGCACCGAACGAGTGCTGCGGCATGGTGGCCTCGGCCGACGGCCGCGCAGTCACGATCCACCCGGCGGAGAACGCCGCCGCCAGCCCGCTGCGCTATGAGATCGACGGCAAGCAGCAGCTGGAGATCCTCGACGCGATCGAGGACGCCGGCCACGACCTCGGCGCGATCTACCACTCGCACACGCGCACCGCGCCCGAGCCGTCGCAGACGGACATCAACCTCGCCTTCTATCCCGACTCGCTCTACCTGATCGTCGGGATCGCGAACGCCGAGCCCGAGGTGCGCGCCTGGCGCATCGTCGACGGCCAGGTCAGCGAAGCGGAGCTCAGGGTCGAATAG
- a CDS encoding hydantoinase/oxoprolinase family protein: protein MLLGVDVGGTFTDAVLFGDGVLVTAKSPTTPEDQSLGVMAAVAAVLDRASRAPADVTAFAHGMTVATNALLEGRAARTALVATEGFSDLVALGRQARADLYRLCAAHPAPLVPDERRFGASERMTPDGPLRPLTVTDARRLADTVAASEPEAVAVVLLHAYRHPEHERTLGDALAAALPSAHVSLSHEVVGTFREYERAATTEIDAALSPLVGRYLRRLAERARAAGLPEPSIMQSNGGLIDLDAAASHAAWTVLSGPAGGAEGAAFAADAAGVERALCFDMGGTSCDVCVVHDGAVAESGAGEIAGRPIALPTLDVHTVGAGGGSIAWRDAGGALRVGPRSAGAVPGPACYGRGGSEPTVTDANLLLGYLPPDAPLAGDVALDLAAAERAVGGLAHELGIDPLACAEGIVRVANAEMTRALRVVTVERGIDPRDHALVAFGGAGPLHAVAIAEELGIDHVIAPRASGVLAALGLVVAPRRRDAQRSVLRSGAELSAEAVARDVAELAAAARGALGAPAAEVAATYALRYRGQAFELAVDGPPAPAVALLREAFERAHEERYGYRDAEQEVELVTIRVRAIVPSEAAAELPAPAVGAPPVPARRRARLDGREQELTVWRGALEPELAVTGPAVCELPESTLLVPAGWAGTVTASGAVELRRERAGGSGAAGGGA, encoded by the coding sequence CGTGATGGCCGCCGTCGCGGCCGTCCTCGACCGTGCCAGCCGCGCGCCCGCCGACGTCACCGCCTTCGCGCACGGCATGACCGTCGCGACGAACGCGCTGCTGGAAGGGAGAGCGGCGCGAACCGCGCTCGTCGCGACCGAGGGCTTCAGCGACCTCGTCGCGCTCGGCCGCCAGGCGCGCGCCGACCTCTACCGCCTCTGCGCCGCGCACCCCGCGCCGCTCGTGCCCGACGAGCGCCGGTTCGGCGCATCCGAGCGGATGACGCCCGACGGTCCGCTGCGCCCGCTCACCGTGACGGACGCGCGCCGGCTGGCGGACACGGTCGCCGCCTCCGAGCCTGAGGCCGTCGCCGTCGTCCTGCTGCACGCCTATCGCCATCCCGAGCACGAGCGCACGCTCGGCGACGCGCTCGCCGCCGCGCTGCCCAGCGCCCACGTCTCGCTCTCGCACGAGGTCGTCGGCACCTTCCGCGAATACGAGCGCGCGGCGACGACGGAGATCGACGCCGCGCTCTCGCCGCTCGTCGGCCGCTACCTGCGCCGGCTCGCCGAGCGCGCTCGCGCGGCCGGGCTGCCGGAGCCATCGATCATGCAGTCCAACGGCGGCCTGATCGACCTCGACGCGGCCGCGTCGCACGCCGCCTGGACCGTCCTCTCCGGTCCGGCCGGCGGCGCCGAGGGGGCGGCGTTCGCGGCCGACGCGGCGGGTGTCGAGCGCGCGCTCTGCTTCGACATGGGCGGCACCTCGTGCGATGTCTGCGTCGTCCACGACGGCGCGGTCGCCGAGAGCGGCGCGGGCGAGATCGCCGGCCGCCCGATCGCGCTGCCGACGCTCGACGTCCACACCGTCGGCGCAGGCGGCGGCTCGATCGCCTGGCGCGACGCGGGCGGCGCGCTGCGCGTCGGCCCGCGCTCCGCGGGCGCCGTGCCGGGACCGGCGTGCTACGGCCGCGGCGGCAGCGAGCCGACCGTCACCGACGCGAACCTGCTGCTCGGCTACCTGCCGCCCGACGCGCCGCTGGCCGGCGACGTCGCGCTCGACCTCGCCGCCGCCGAGCGCGCGGTCGGCGGACTCGCGCACGAGCTGGGGATCGACCCGCTCGCCTGCGCGGAGGGGATCGTGCGCGTCGCGAACGCCGAGATGACGCGAGCGCTGCGCGTCGTGACGGTCGAGCGCGGGATCGACCCGCGCGACCACGCGCTCGTCGCGTTCGGCGGCGCCGGCCCGCTGCACGCCGTCGCGATCGCCGAGGAGCTGGGGATCGACCACGTGATCGCGCCGCGCGCCTCCGGCGTGCTCGCCGCGCTCGGGCTCGTCGTCGCGCCGCGCCGGCGCGACGCGCAGCGCAGCGTGCTGCGCTCAGGCGCCGAGCTGAGCGCGGAGGCGGTCGCGCGCGACGTCGCGGAGCTGGCGGCCGCGGCGCGCGGCGCGCTCGGCGCGCCGGCGGCGGAAGTCGCCGCGACGTACGCGCTGCGCTACCGCGGGCAGGCGTTCGAGCTGGCGGTCGACGGTCCGCCCGCGCCGGCGGTCGCGCTGCTGCGCGAGGCGTTCGAGCGCGCGCACGAGGAGCGCTACGGCTACCGCGACGCCGAGCAGGAGGTCGAGCTGGTGACGATCCGCGTGCGCGCGATCGTGCCGAGCGAGGCGGCGGCGGAGCTGCCGGCACCGGCCGTCGGCGCGCCGCCCGTTCCCGCCCGCCGCCGCGCGCGTCTCGACGGCCGCGAGCAGGAGCTGACGGTGTGGCGCGGCGCGCTCGAACCAGAGCTCGCCGTCACCGGGCCGGCGGTCTGCGAGCTGCCGGAGTCGACGCTGCTGGTGCCAGCCGGCTGGGCGGGGACGGTGACCGCGAGCGGGGCCGTGGAGCTGCGGCGGGAGCGCGCCGGTGGAAGCGGCGCGGCGGGCGGCGGCGCGTGA
- a CDS encoding putative signal transducing protein yields the protein MTLPSDDIAGKVNPEYARGDLRRVVGARNQIEAEFIQGLLLEEGIPSILRRSAGFDVPEFLTSGPRDVMVPGAGVPAAREVLLQADLLTTPRPAPNPLRVLGWMLLVLAVVAGAAYLIESVG from the coding sequence ATGACCCTGCCGTCCGACGACATCGCCGGCAAGGTCAACCCCGAGTACGCGCGCGGCGACCTCAGGCGCGTCGTCGGCGCCAGAAACCAGATAGAGGCCGAGTTCATCCAGGGCCTGCTGCTGGAGGAGGGGATCCCCAGCATCCTGCGCCGCAGCGCCGGCTTCGACGTGCCGGAGTTCCTCACCTCGGGCCCGCGCGACGTGATGGTCCCAGGCGCGGGCGTGCCGGCGGCACGCGAGGTGCTGCTTCAGGCGGACCTGCTGACGACGCCGCGTCCCGCGCCGAACCCGCTGCGGGTGCTCGGCTGGATGCTGCTTGTGCTCGCCGTCGTCGCCGGCGCGGCGTACCTGATCGAGAGCGTCGGCTAG
- a CDS encoding hydantoinase B/oxoprolinase family protein — protein sequence MSPALDPVQLQVVVGALRATCEEMGAVLIRSAHSANIKERRDASTALFDPAGDMVMQAEHIPVHLGAMPAAVAAVLGEDHRPGRAWVLNDPYAGGTHLPDITVVTPVFEHEDGGALLGFAANRAHHADVGGPTPGSMPADSRTLAEEGVVISPQPLDEAAVERLAARMRQPAQRRADLRAQLAANRAGALRLAELARRTGVATLRAAMAEVLDYAERRARACIAALPDGVRTATDVLEGADGDLELTLTATVAGDRLLLDFSGSAGQHDGNLNCPLAVTRSACYFAVRVLTDPDIPPSAGAYRPIEVRAPEGSLLNARPPAAVVAGNVETSSRVADLVLAAFGRALGQGTMNNLTLGNDDFTYYETLGGGQGACPGADGPSAVHVAMSNTLNTPVEALELEFPLRVREYALRRGSGGAGAHRGGDGIVRELEALAPMTWSLITERRRHAPPGADGGEPGAPGRNLLDGQPVAAKARGELAPGARLRIETPGGGGDGIQSNGENVRQKRAKSP from the coding sequence GTGAGCCCCGCGCTCGATCCGGTCCAGCTGCAGGTCGTCGTCGGCGCGCTGCGCGCGACCTGCGAGGAGATGGGCGCGGTGCTGATCCGCTCGGCCCACTCGGCGAACATCAAGGAGCGGCGCGACGCCTCGACCGCGCTGTTCGACCCGGCCGGCGACATGGTGATGCAGGCCGAGCACATCCCGGTCCATCTCGGCGCGATGCCGGCGGCGGTCGCGGCGGTGCTGGGCGAAGATCACCGTCCCGGCCGCGCGTGGGTCCTGAACGACCCCTACGCGGGCGGCACGCACCTGCCCGACATCACGGTCGTGACGCCCGTCTTCGAGCACGAGGACGGCGGCGCGCTGCTCGGCTTCGCCGCCAACCGGGCCCACCACGCCGACGTCGGCGGCCCGACGCCCGGCTCGATGCCGGCCGACAGCCGTACGCTCGCCGAGGAGGGCGTCGTGATCTCGCCGCAGCCGCTCGACGAGGCGGCGGTCGAGCGGCTCGCCGCGCGGATGCGCCAGCCGGCACAGCGGCGCGCCGACCTGCGCGCGCAGCTGGCCGCGAACCGCGCGGGCGCGCTGCGGCTCGCCGAGCTGGCGCGGCGGACCGGCGTCGCGACGCTGCGAGCGGCGATGGCCGAGGTGCTCGACTACGCCGAGCGACGGGCGCGCGCGTGCATCGCCGCGCTGCCCGACGGCGTCCGCACCGCGACCGACGTGCTCGAAGGCGCCGACGGCGACCTCGAGCTGACGCTGACCGCGACGGTGGCGGGCGACCGTCTGCTGCTCGACTTCAGCGGCAGCGCTGGCCAGCACGACGGCAACCTCAACTGCCCGCTCGCCGTCACCCGCTCCGCCTGCTACTTCGCCGTGCGCGTGCTGACCGATCCCGACATCCCGCCGAGCGCCGGCGCCTACCGGCCGATCGAGGTGCGCGCGCCGGAGGGCTCGCTGCTCAACGCGCGCCCGCCCGCGGCCGTGGTCGCCGGCAACGTCGAGACCTCCTCACGCGTCGCCGACCTCGTGCTCGCCGCCTTCGGGCGCGCGCTCGGCCAGGGCACGATGAACAACCTCACGCTCGGCAACGACGACTTCACGTACTACGAGACGCTCGGCGGCGGGCAGGGCGCCTGCCCCGGCGCCGACGGTCCGAGTGCCGTCCACGTCGCGATGTCGAACACGCTCAACACGCCAGTCGAGGCGCTCGAGCTGGAGTTCCCGCTGCGCGTGCGCGAGTACGCGCTGCGACGCGGCTCAGGCGGTGCCGGCGCGCATCGCGGCGGCGACGGGATCGTGCGCGAGCTGGAGGCGCTCGCACCGATGACGTGGTCGCTGATCACCGAGCGCCGCCGTCACGCGCCGCCAGGCGCGGATGGCGGGGAGCCGGGCGCGCCGGGTCGCAACCTGCTCGACGGCCAGCCGGTCGCGGCGAAGGCGCGCGGCGAGCTGGCGCCGGGAGCGCGGCTGCGGATAGAGACGCCAGGCGGCGGAGGCGACGGAATCCAGAGCAACGGGGAAAATGTCAGACAAAAGCGCGCGAAAAGCCCGTGA